A genome region from Halorussus pelagicus includes the following:
- a CDS encoding helicase-related protein, protein MARSLRDYEWQSIYESQPSKDGSHLIKEFYVPALERSIRYDRIAGYFDSGSLAAAANGIEALVENDGRMRLIVGAQLQPKDRPVLEPLADNLDENLTDLDDETLDQQLQLLAWLLREDRLELKIAVPSSGEWGIFHPKVGIFRDEDGNRISFEGSINETAGGWTRNYERFKVHRSWDDGQAPYVEGDQDSFKKLWQDEHSYVDVYDLPEAVKKELIDWKAPDNNVEVSQIVEKIRGPEGPTEGDKGRILADGARAPGGLQLAEEASTIDPWPHQRVVSDTAVNTYPNSYLLCDEVGLGKTIEVGLTLSRLGLTGELENSLVLTPASLAVQWQEELWEKFNINAFRYDRGSDYDYAFIDSFGQEHPVPGTSDINIDADRRDEAWTNSPLWRFAHARQDNPMPTVIIMSWHTARLTGRWDQVAPADEGTPRTRDDIPASCRGRNADAREGVWDAVVVDESHNARRGSNFYNLLERLRDHTHCYYLLTATPMQLHHRELYDLLTLLDIPDTWDDRDRFVEFFETRQAFSTVLEGGADLSSRSTSSEPSQATLDGTYQDCFDSSIEYADVVLEGLVDKLGVEDQGRGVAKQRLLQACNLARGYGQQYDDYRRKVDAAIDEQIDPFGADEDTKLKRLLYPESVLNEEMIISSRSDRLDALDELSEDGWNVLQDVFSWATPVDACIHRNTRDTLKKYRKAGLLEATVPTRKPERRRIELNEQTRRVYDRIDEYTRTFYKKAQQSTETEARAIGFVMTTYRQRLTSSVYAISQSLSSRLEKLKKQQKVLERRKRIRDEQDEDRQAVLDALSDFDEEEIAEMEDAGEDVLNVDLTELAPSLTDEGINLLKEEIEELESFIQEVKQVDDDPKMDQLYEDLDMLDRKGRSRIIVFTQYKDTMHFVRRQLRWKYGENIACYSGDGGEMYDGDEDTWRNVGKEPVKREFSDNDGEVDILVCTDSASEGLNLQECGAMINYDLPWNPMRVEQRIGRIDRIGQEYDDIYILNYSYEDTVESDIYDRLDDRIGLFEYVVGDMQPILSGVGSKIREATMVEGAKADSEEYEELEQDIEQDIEEQQSEDDPVELKDSLAEVDSDRPLHEQVIQEARLDAWETYSHPDLGKVGNLDENRDPVFTVKAIKGVFIESETLNEAGVHFDSLSQLDTEFDLSEPEDAESIYCLQHTGDAPVTAEENGDTLAASIANKHEGIGVTFDSETADEYPSLRFLAPGSPLFNWLAATLVEASGQMNLTQSACTMNVDGEIVDTAEEPWVVTGWSEEDGADRSLIHLTDDGSIGEQSETVEFLDQWAQKFVKNRTRSNS, encoded by the coding sequence ATGGCTAGGTCCCTTCGTGACTACGAGTGGCAGTCTATCTACGAAAGCCAGCCAAGCAAAGACGGGTCTCATCTAATCAAGGAATTCTACGTTCCTGCTCTCGAACGGAGTATCCGGTACGACCGGATCGCGGGCTATTTCGATAGTGGCTCCCTTGCTGCTGCAGCAAACGGAATTGAGGCACTCGTCGAAAACGACGGTCGGATGCGCCTGATCGTTGGCGCACAGCTACAGCCTAAGGACCGACCTGTGCTAGAACCACTTGCCGACAATCTCGATGAGAACCTGACGGATTTAGACGATGAAACACTAGATCAGCAGCTTCAACTGCTTGCCTGGCTTCTCCGAGAGGACCGACTTGAGCTCAAAATCGCGGTCCCTAGCAGTGGAGAGTGGGGGATCTTCCACCCCAAAGTAGGTATATTCCGAGATGAGGATGGGAATCGAATCTCGTTCGAGGGGAGTATCAACGAGACGGCTGGCGGTTGGACGCGGAACTACGAGCGGTTCAAAGTCCACCGCTCGTGGGACGACGGCCAAGCACCCTACGTCGAAGGCGACCAAGACTCGTTCAAGAAGCTGTGGCAGGACGAGCATTCCTATGTCGATGTCTACGATCTTCCAGAGGCCGTAAAAAAAGAACTCATCGACTGGAAAGCTCCGGACAACAATGTCGAGGTATCCCAGATCGTCGAGAAGATCCGCGGGCCCGAAGGACCAACTGAAGGCGATAAGGGGAGAATTTTAGCTGACGGGGCACGGGCTCCTGGTGGCCTCCAACTCGCCGAGGAAGCGAGTACAATCGATCCGTGGCCTCATCAACGGGTCGTTTCTGACACAGCAGTCAACACGTATCCGAACTCGTACCTTCTCTGTGACGAGGTCGGACTCGGCAAAACTATCGAAGTCGGGCTGACGCTCTCGCGACTCGGCCTGACTGGCGAACTCGAGAACTCGCTTGTCCTCACTCCTGCGAGTCTCGCCGTCCAGTGGCAAGAAGAGCTTTGGGAGAAGTTCAACATCAACGCCTTTCGGTACGACCGTGGGAGTGACTATGATTATGCTTTCATCGATTCATTCGGGCAGGAGCATCCAGTTCCGGGCACGAGTGACATAAACATCGATGCGGATCGACGTGACGAGGCGTGGACGAATAGCCCGCTGTGGCGGTTCGCACACGCTCGGCAGGATAACCCCATGCCGACCGTCATCATCATGTCCTGGCACACAGCGCGTCTCACAGGCCGGTGGGATCAGGTCGCTCCCGCGGACGAAGGGACCCCCCGCACGAGGGACGATATCCCGGCGAGCTGTCGAGGACGCAACGCGGACGCTCGAGAAGGCGTCTGGGATGCTGTTGTCGTCGACGAGTCACACAACGCTCGCCGAGGGAGCAACTTCTACAACCTGCTCGAACGGCTCCGCGACCACACCCACTGCTACTATCTCCTCACCGCAACGCCGATGCAACTCCACCATCGCGAGCTGTACGACCTACTAACGCTCCTTGATATCCCGGATACGTGGGACGATCGGGACCGATTTGTCGAGTTCTTCGAGACCCGGCAAGCGTTTTCAACCGTTCTCGAAGGTGGGGCAGACCTGTCGTCTCGCTCAACGTCAAGCGAACCGTCGCAAGCAACACTCGACGGAACGTATCAGGACTGCTTCGATTCGTCGATTGAATATGCGGACGTCGTCCTCGAGGGACTCGTCGACAAACTCGGGGTGGAGGATCAAGGTCGCGGTGTTGCGAAGCAACGACTGCTTCAAGCGTGTAACCTCGCACGAGGCTATGGACAACAGTACGACGACTACCGACGGAAAGTCGACGCAGCTATCGACGAGCAAATCGATCCGTTCGGAGCTGACGAAGACACGAAACTTAAGCGGTTGCTGTATCCAGAATCGGTGCTGAACGAGGAGATGATTATCTCCTCACGGAGTGATCGGCTTGATGCGCTCGATGAGCTCAGTGAAGACGGCTGGAACGTACTCCAGGACGTGTTCTCGTGGGCGACGCCGGTTGATGCGTGCATCCACCGGAATACCAGGGATACCCTCAAGAAATATCGTAAAGCAGGGCTACTCGAAGCGACAGTTCCGACGCGCAAGCCCGAACGCCGACGGATTGAACTCAATGAGCAGACCCGCCGAGTGTATGATCGAATCGACGAGTACACCCGAACCTTCTACAAGAAGGCTCAACAGTCGACTGAGACGGAAGCCCGCGCCATCGGGTTCGTGATGACCACGTATCGCCAGCGGCTAACTAGCAGTGTCTACGCTATTTCCCAGAGCCTCTCCTCGCGCCTGGAGAAACTCAAGAAACAGCAGAAAGTGCTCGAACGCCGGAAGCGCATCCGGGACGAGCAGGATGAGGATCGCCAGGCAGTGCTGGATGCGTTAAGTGACTTCGACGAAGAAGAGATCGCCGAGATGGAAGACGCCGGCGAGGACGTGCTGAACGTCGATCTGACTGAGCTGGCACCTAGCCTTACAGACGAAGGGATCAACCTCCTCAAAGAGGAGATCGAGGAACTAGAGTCGTTCATTCAGGAGGTCAAGCAGGTCGATGACGACCCGAAGATGGATCAGCTGTACGAGGACCTCGACATGCTTGACCGGAAAGGTCGGAGTCGAATCATCGTCTTCACACAGTACAAGGACACGATGCACTTCGTCCGTCGGCAGCTCCGATGGAAGTACGGCGAGAATATTGCCTGCTACTCGGGTGATGGCGGAGAAATGTACGACGGGGATGAGGATACTTGGCGGAACGTCGGGAAGGAGCCGGTCAAGCGAGAGTTCTCCGATAACGACGGTGAGGTTGATATTCTCGTGTGTACCGACTCGGCGAGTGAGGGGTTGAACCTGCAGGAATGTGGTGCGATGATCAACTACGACCTTCCGTGGAATCCGATGCGAGTGGAACAGCGAATCGGTCGTATCGACCGCATCGGTCAGGAATACGACGACATCTACATCCTCAACTACAGCTACGAGGATACTGTCGAATCAGATATCTATGACCGACTGGATGACCGCATCGGCCTGTTCGAGTACGTCGTTGGCGATATGCAGCCGATTCTGTCCGGTGTCGGGTCGAAGATTCGGGAGGCAACAATGGTTGAGGGAGCGAAAGCGGACAGCGAGGAATACGAAGAGCTTGAGCAGGACATTGAACAAGATATCGAGGAGCAACAGAGTGAAGACGATCCAGTCGAGTTGAAAGATTCGCTCGCAGAGGTCGACAGCGACCGACCCTTGCATGAACAGGTCATCCAAGAAGCCCGCTTAGACGCCTGGGAAACCTACTCCCATCCTGATCTCGGGAAGGTCGGGAACCTAGATGAAAATCGGGACCCAGTCTTCACCGTAAAGGCGATTAAGGGAGTTTTCATAGAGAGCGAAACCCTCAACGAGGCAGGAGTCCACTTCGATTCACTGTCGCAATTAGATACGGAGTTCGACCTTAGTGAACCGGAAGATGCAGAATCCATTTACTGCCTCCAGCATACAGGAGACGCTCCAGTCACAGCAGAAGAAAACGGGGATACGCTTGCAGCGAGCATCGCAAATAAGCACGAGGGAATCGGTGTGACATTCGACTCCGAAACAGCAGATGAGTACCCCTCACTCAGATTCCTCGCACCAGGGAGCCCATTGTTCAACTGGTTAGCAGCGACGCTGGTCGAAGCGTCGGGTCAGATGAATCTCACTCAATCCGCCTGTACAATGAATGTTGACGGCGAAATTGTTGACACCGCAGAGGAGCCGTGGGTCGTTACCGGATGGTCCGAAGAAGATGGTGCGGACAGATCTCTCATCCACCTTACTGACGATGGCTCAATCGGTGAGCAGTCGGAGACTGTAGAGTTCCTCGATCAATGGGCACAGAAGTTCGTAAAGAATCGAACTCGCTCAAACTCATAG
- a CDS encoding tyrosine-type recombinase/integrase produces MATEEHARTEEGVGDPIGYFLQDMTYHGKTERTRDTYERVLREFETFLQTPAENPMGVEKSVAEATRRDCMAWIHALRGRAAESTVATYASYLHRFYAYMNQVGEFEANPMALVVEEMDERIDTNPTRRDISVAAMRAFVADVTHPLDRAVVVTLLKTGMRAGELCNLDFRDVSLADTGATRPQLDGKPDSIYVSPEPNVGDSYNGERRSASNKRKRETVVPVDAELKRTLKRWLAVRPDPISPADPLFTTTRENWGQRVTPAIVHDIVTNHASDNGWHRKGGDAAENVTPHYFRHFFTTHLRDRTGDRGIVKYLRGDVAEDIIDTYTHNWGDRVREVYDRHVYSLL; encoded by the coding sequence ATGGCGACTGAAGAGCACGCGCGCACCGAGGAGGGCGTCGGCGACCCGATAGGGTACTTCCTACAGGACATGACTTACCACGGGAAGACCGAGCGAACGCGCGACACCTACGAGCGGGTCCTGCGAGAGTTCGAGACGTTCCTACAGACGCCAGCAGAGAATCCGATGGGCGTCGAGAAATCCGTCGCGGAAGCGACCCGGCGCGACTGCATGGCGTGGATTCACGCCCTCCGAGGTCGGGCCGCCGAGAGTACGGTGGCGACCTACGCCTCGTACCTCCATCGGTTCTACGCCTACATGAATCAGGTCGGCGAGTTCGAAGCGAACCCGATGGCCCTTGTGGTCGAGGAGATGGACGAGCGAATCGACACGAACCCGACGCGACGCGACATCTCGGTCGCCGCGATGCGGGCCTTCGTCGCCGACGTGACTCACCCGCTCGACCGGGCCGTTGTCGTCACGCTCCTGAAGACGGGGATGCGGGCGGGTGAACTCTGCAATCTCGATTTCCGGGACGTGTCGCTGGCCGACACGGGCGCGACGCGCCCCCAACTCGACGGCAAACCCGACTCGATATACGTCTCGCCCGAACCGAACGTCGGCGACTCGTACAACGGCGAGCGCCGGTCGGCCTCCAACAAGCGCAAGCGCGAAACCGTCGTCCCCGTTGACGCCGAACTGAAGCGGACGCTGAAACGGTGGCTGGCGGTGCGACCAGACCCCATCTCCCCGGCCGACCCCCTCTTCACGACGACGCGGGAGAACTGGGGCCAGCGCGTCACTCCGGCCATCGTCCACGACATCGTCACGAACCACGCCAGCGACAACGGGTGGCATCGAAAGGGCGGCGACGCCGCGGAGAACGTGACGCCCCACTACTTCCGGCACTTCTTTACGACGCATCTCCGGGACCGGACCGGCGACCGCGGTATCGTGAAGTACCTCCGGGGCGACGTGGCCGAGGACATCATCGACACCTACACGCACAACTGGGGCGACAGGGTTCGAGAGGTGTACGACCGGCACGTCTACTCGCTACTGTAG
- a CDS encoding DUF5805 domain-containing protein has product MADDEEVDTTRKSVKTFVPAYQKAEWKRHADELDMSQSEFVRTMVQAGRRDFDIEPIASSESDSEEESNGGDPDTADGEELEEHVLAVLSTSDHLAWDELVDELTNSIEDRLEETLQQLQRNNRVQYSGRRGGYTLVGETDGD; this is encoded by the coding sequence ATGGCCGACGACGAGGAAGTCGATACCACTCGGAAATCCGTCAAGACGTTCGTGCCCGCGTATCAGAAAGCCGAATGGAAGCGACACGCCGACGAACTCGACATGAGCCAGAGCGAGTTCGTTCGGACGATGGTGCAGGCGGGGCGGCGCGACTTCGATATCGAGCCGATTGCGTCCTCGGAGTCCGACTCGGAGGAGGAGTCCAACGGCGGCGACCCGGATACCGCCGACGGCGAGGAGTTAGAGGAACACGTCCTCGCTGTTCTCTCGACTTCCGACCATCTCGCGTGGGACGAACTCGTGGACGAACTCACGAACAGCATCGAGGACAGACTGGAGGAGACGCTCCAGCAGCTCCAGCGAAACAATCGCGTCCAGTACAGCGGACGCCGGGGCGGGTACACGCTCGTCGGGGAGACCGATGGCGACTGA
- a CDS encoding type 2 periplasmic-binding domain-containing protein: protein MTDTIAVAVPRKGRPLEAVLQRVAAEADAEGVADEIISTLRYEKAVTKGDQTPEKNAYARLTEYSYLGDPEKPDFTLLRDDRAGKPRRIVFDSVDVPVGDVTLRLVGREEPFRSLRKHDFALGFDSADLVLEEVVELRPDPVSRIADVNARIDPHDTDVRVVAGMGDTVYHTLMASPETLPQGAQPTREFLQGYGGELCISPRYERLVEAVIGTRNSENIEFAYPGEDEEEEAAIADTGAGVYLTVTGSTAREHGLVVGEELFPSETVLMENYEESDGVAERVKEMFERPETETEMAIY, encoded by the coding sequence ATGACTGATACGATTGCGGTGGCAGTGCCGCGCAAGGGGCGGCCGCTGGAGGCTGTCCTCCAGCGGGTCGCCGCGGAGGCCGACGCCGAGGGAGTCGCCGACGAGATAATCTCGACGCTTCGCTACGAGAAGGCCGTCACGAAGGGCGACCAGACGCCCGAGAAGAACGCCTACGCCCGTCTCACGGAGTACAGCTACCTCGGCGACCCCGAGAAGCCGGATTTCACGCTCCTGCGCGACGACCGGGCAGGAAAGCCCCGGCGAATCGTCTTCGACAGCGTCGATGTTCCCGTGGGCGACGTGACTCTCCGACTCGTCGGGCGCGAGGAGCCGTTCCGGTCGCTCCGCAAGCACGACTTCGCGCTCGGGTTCGACAGCGCCGACCTCGTTTTGGAGGAGGTCGTGGAACTGCGCCCCGACCCGGTCTCGCGCATCGCCGACGTGAACGCCCGCATCGACCCCCACGACACCGACGTTCGCGTGGTCGCCGGGATGGGAGACACGGTGTACCACACACTGATGGCGTCGCCGGAGACGCTTCCGCAGGGCGCCCAACCCACCCGCGAGTTCCTGCAAGGCTACGGAGGGGAACTCTGCATCTCGCCGCGCTACGAGCGACTGGTCGAGGCCGTCATCGGCACGCGAAACAGCGAGAACATCGAGTTTGCCTACCCCGGCGAGGACGAGGAAGAGGAGGCCGCCATCGCCGACACCGGAGCGGGGGTCTACCTGACCGTGACCGGTTCGACCGCGCGCGAACACGGTCTCGTCGTCGGCGAGGAACTGTTCCCGAGCGAGACGGTGCTGATGGAGAACTACGAGGAGAGCGACGGCGTTGCGGAGCGAGTCAAGGAGATGTTCGAGCGCCCGGAGACCGAGACCGAAATGGCGATTTACTGA
- a CDS encoding sensor histidine kinase yields the protein MAGLGGGLLAVSASYVTVGVELPSARFVQFAIPIALSLFVVALGVWLRTADFPARFVTVVFLWSLAGGVVMGLLAGWISVLHSMEGRVLLQPASVVLTKVGVGTLGGGLLGVYYSKLQQRTDELARQRNRLDEFASIVSHDLRNPMNVAQGHLELARETGDETHFDAIERSHGRMERLIEEVLALSRRGETVDEPSLVSLQTVAREAWDTVETNEMELRVETDRRVLSDDRRLRALFENLFRNAVEHGGETVVVDVTEDGFFVGDDGPGIPPEDRELVFEGGYSTSANGTGFGLAIVRRIAEAHDWHIRVGESDAGGARFEFVGVASE from the coding sequence GTGGCTGGACTCGGCGGCGGTCTTCTCGCCGTCTCGGCGAGTTACGTCACCGTCGGCGTCGAACTGCCCTCCGCGAGGTTCGTCCAGTTTGCCATTCCCATCGCACTCTCGCTGTTCGTCGTTGCGCTCGGCGTCTGGCTTCGAACCGCCGACTTCCCCGCCCGCTTCGTGACCGTCGTCTTCCTGTGGAGCCTCGCGGGGGGTGTCGTTATGGGCTTGCTCGCGGGCTGGATTTCGGTTCTCCACTCGATGGAGGGCCGGGTACTGCTTCAACCCGCTTCGGTCGTGCTGACGAAGGTCGGCGTCGGCACGCTCGGCGGTGGCCTGCTCGGGGTCTACTACAGCAAACTCCAACAGCGCACCGACGAGTTGGCCCGACAGCGCAACCGACTGGACGAGTTCGCCAGCATCGTCTCCCACGATCTCCGGAACCCGATGAACGTCGCGCAGGGCCACCTCGAACTGGCCCGCGAGACCGGAGACGAGACGCACTTCGACGCTATCGAGCGCTCGCACGGCCGAATGGAGCGACTGATAGAGGAAGTGCTTGCGCTCTCGCGGCGCGGCGAGACCGTTGACGAACCCTCCCTCGTCAGTCTCCAAACTGTCGCCCGAGAGGCGTGGGACACCGTCGAGACCAACGAGATGGAACTTCGGGTCGAAACCGACCGGCGAGTCCTCTCGGACGACCGGCGACTCCGCGCGCTCTTCGAGAACCTCTTCCGAAACGCGGTCGAACACGGTGGCGAGACGGTCGTCGTGGACGTGACTGAGGACGGGTTCTTCGTCGGGGACGACGGGCCGGGCATCCCGCCGGAGGACCGCGAACTCGTCTTCGAGGGCGGGTACTCCACGTCCGCGAACGGCACGGGATTCGGACTGGCAATCGTCCGGCGCATCGCTGAGGCTCACGACTGGCACATCCGCGTCGGCGAGAGCGACGCGGGTGGTGCGCGTTTCGAGTTCGTCGGCGTCGCCAGCGAGTGA
- a CDS encoding AAA family ATPase, protein MSDSMTEVVTTTESGVVVEKSFEGDEFAVPAIKFVVRSERDERTTLQLADDIPEEFPMDNVGFHPDYENDNWTAYKDHRVQFERELDPGEELVTVYGVRLADDDDPSMFLGTPSIESVSPVGIDSGEDDADEVVAVGETDDDSPGPDLDAEVGGPDGNTITDIVSEKDSQLVRDVVAGEEDLGLDESEDPLAVGEEDDPLAEADDGDDPLAEANDDLLGDSADGEGAADDFLEAESEVADEIEADDADENVADRDDEDEALDLDTEDVADESDDGVTTDDEAVAEDADDGASDDADATDSTPPSQVADETTTADAESPGHSPPSPGSVAAALADEIRAGEVSDEDLTAIQRELDVATPESTNVRIRHLQSRVEDLSAYTEALEEFIDENGVADDIFGDFEDDIAQIRADVEAFEDEVQAVRTDAKATDERVDGLGEDLSTVESDLDEFEADLDRVEDELRDVESDLRSDLREFKADFREDVSDLEDDVEAIGGDVEALDDLRDDVAEIETLREDVEELEALRDDVAEVESLREDVNGLERLREDVAELEALRDDVEALEGLREEVQALEAELEDAGDFDEEVERLETQLGELEELVGANTDDVTSVSDELDTVTDELRGVRKELDDVSDVTDEVETVADEVASLSADLDALEENLTARVESVEADIGDIRDEIEGIQEWRDRISDVFGN, encoded by the coding sequence ATGAGCGACAGCATGACCGAGGTGGTGACGACGACCGAGAGCGGCGTCGTCGTCGAGAAGTCTTTCGAGGGCGACGAGTTCGCAGTCCCCGCTATCAAGTTCGTCGTTCGCTCGGAACGCGACGAGCGCACGACCCTCCAACTCGCGGACGATATCCCCGAGGAGTTTCCGATGGACAACGTCGGGTTCCACCCCGACTACGAGAACGACAACTGGACCGCATACAAGGACCACCGGGTGCAGTTTGAGCGCGAACTCGACCCCGGCGAGGAACTAGTGACCGTCTACGGCGTCCGACTCGCCGATGACGACGACCCCTCGATGTTCCTCGGTACGCCGAGCATCGAGTCGGTCTCGCCGGTCGGTATCGACTCCGGCGAGGATGACGCCGACGAGGTCGTCGCAGTCGGCGAGACCGACGACGACTCGCCCGGTCCGGACCTCGACGCCGAGGTCGGCGGTCCCGACGGCAACACCATCACGGACATCGTCTCGGAGAAGGACAGCCAACTCGTCCGCGACGTAGTCGCTGGCGAGGAGGACCTCGGACTGGACGAGAGCGAGGACCCGCTTGCGGTCGGCGAAGAGGACGACCCGCTCGCGGAGGCAGATGACGGAGACGACCCACTCGCCGAAGCGAACGACGACCTTCTCGGCGATTCGGCAGACGGCGAGGGCGCGGCCGACGATTTCCTCGAAGCCGAATCCGAGGTCGCAGACGAGATCGAAGCGGACGATGCGGACGAAAACGTCGCGGACCGAGACGACGAGGACGAAGCGCTGGACCTCGATACCGAGGACGTTGCCGACGAGAGCGACGACGGTGTGACGACCGACGACGAAGCGGTCGCAGAGGACGCCGACGACGGTGCGAGCGACGACGCCGACGCCACGGACTCGACGCCGCCCTCCCAAGTCGCCGACGAGACCACGACTGCCGACGCCGAATCGCCGGGGCACTCCCCGCCGAGTCCGGGGAGCGTCGCGGCCGCGCTCGCCGACGAGATTCGGGCCGGTGAAGTCTCCGACGAAGACCTGACGGCCATCCAGCGCGAGTTGGACGTTGCTACGCCCGAGAGCACGAACGTCCGCATCCGCCACCTCCAGTCGCGCGTCGAGGACCTTTCGGCGTACACCGAAGCGCTGGAGGAGTTCATCGACGAGAACGGTGTTGCCGACGACATTTTCGGCGACTTCGAGGACGATATTGCCCAGATTCGGGCCGACGTGGAGGCCTTCGAAGACGAGGTACAGGCGGTCCGAACCGATGCCAAGGCGACCGACGAGCGCGTCGATGGTCTCGGCGAGGACCTCTCGACTGTCGAATCCGACCTCGACGAGTTCGAGGCGGACCTCGACCGCGTCGAAGACGAACTGCGAGACGTGGAGAGCGACCTCCGAAGCGACCTCCGAGAGTTCAAGGCCGACTTCCGCGAGGACGTATCCGACCTCGAAGACGATGTCGAGGCAATCGGCGGCGATGTCGAGGCGCTGGACGACCTCCGCGACGATGTGGCCGAAATCGAGACCCTGCGCGAGGATGTCGAGGAGTTGGAGGCGCTTCGGGACGACGTGGCCGAAGTCGAGAGCCTGCGCGAAGACGTGAACGGACTCGAAAGGCTCCGTGAGGACGTTGCAGAACTCGAAGCGCTCCGAGACGATGTCGAGGCGCTCGAAGGCCTCCGCGAGGAGGTCCAAGCCCTCGAAGCGGAACTCGAAGACGCGGGTGACTTTGACGAGGAGGTCGAGAGGCTCGAAACCCAACTGGGCGAACTGGAAGAACTCGTCGGCGCGAACACCGACGACGTGACCTCCGTGAGCGACGAACTCGACACTGTCACCGACGAACTACGGGGCGTCCGCAAGGAACTGGACGACGTGAGCGACGTGACCGATGAAGTCGAGACTGTCGCCGACGAGGTCGCCTCGCTGTCCGCCGACCTCGACGCGCTGGAGGAGAACCTCACGGCTCGCGTCGAGAGCGTCGAGGCCGATATCGGGGACATCCGCGACGAAATCGAAGGGATACAGGAGTGGCGCGACCGAATCAGCGACGTGTTCGGAAACTAA